One Gymnogyps californianus isolate 813 chromosome 11, ASM1813914v2, whole genome shotgun sequence genomic window carries:
- the LYSMD2 gene encoding lysM and putative peptidoglycan-binding domain-containing protein 2 isoform X2 — MAESLREEPPGGPESEAELSQRLARTKARSYGSTASVAAPLAERYVEHRLSAGDTLQGIALKYGVTMEQIKRANKLFTNDCIFLRKTLNIPVISEKPLLFNGLNSLESPENETVDSSPSCDEGLVAVQEESSSSPSPQEPDNQPTAPEELSAKDFLQRLDLQIKLSKQAARKLKDDSENEEGPYATSSYHQ, encoded by the exons ATGGCCGAGTCGCTGCGGGAGGAGCCGCCGGGCGGGCCCGAGTCGGAGGCCGAGCTGTCGCAGCGGCTGGCCCGCACCAAGGCCCGCTCGTACGGCAGCACGGCGAGCGTGGCGGCGCCGCTGGCCGAGCGCTACGTGGAGCATCGGCTCAGCGCCGGGGACACGCTGCAGGGCATCGCCCTCAAGTACGGCGTCACG ATGGAACAAATAAAGAGGGCAAATAAACTGTTCACTAATGACTGTATATTTCTGAGGAAAACCCTGAATATTCCTGTTATATCAGAGAAACCATTACTGTTCAATGGACTTAATTCACTGGAGTCTCCCGAGAATGAAACTGTTGACAGCTCCCCTTCTTGTGATGAAGGACTAGTGGCAGTTCAGGAAGAAAGTAGTTCTTCTCCCAGTCCTCAAGAGCCTGACAATCAGCCCACTGCACCAGAAGAACTATCTGCCAAAGATTTCCTACAGAGGTTGGACTTGCAGATTAAGTTATCCAAACAAGCAGCCAGAAAACTAAAAGATGACAGT
- the LYSMD2 gene encoding lysM and putative peptidoglycan-binding domain-containing protein 2 isoform X1 produces MAESLREEPPGGPESEAELSQRLARTKARSYGSTASVAAPLAERYVEHRLSAGDTLQGIALKYGVTMEQIKRANKLFTNDCIFLRKTLNIPVISEKPLLFNGLNSLESPENETVDSSPSCDEGLVAVQEESSSSPSPQEPDNQPTAPEELSAKDFLQRLDLQIKLSKQAARKLKDDSVREEENEEGPYATSSYHQ; encoded by the exons ATGGCCGAGTCGCTGCGGGAGGAGCCGCCGGGCGGGCCCGAGTCGGAGGCCGAGCTGTCGCAGCGGCTGGCCCGCACCAAGGCCCGCTCGTACGGCAGCACGGCGAGCGTGGCGGCGCCGCTGGCCGAGCGCTACGTGGAGCATCGGCTCAGCGCCGGGGACACGCTGCAGGGCATCGCCCTCAAGTACGGCGTCACG ATGGAACAAATAAAGAGGGCAAATAAACTGTTCACTAATGACTGTATATTTCTGAGGAAAACCCTGAATATTCCTGTTATATCAGAGAAACCATTACTGTTCAATGGACTTAATTCACTGGAGTCTCCCGAGAATGAAACTGTTGACAGCTCCCCTTCTTGTGATGAAGGACTAGTGGCAGTTCAGGAAGAAAGTAGTTCTTCTCCCAGTCCTCAAGAGCCTGACAATCAGCCCACTGCACCAGAAGAACTATCTGCCAAAGATTTCCTACAGAGGTTGGACTTGCAGATTAAGTTATCCAAACAAGCAGCCAGAAAACTAAAAGATGACAGTGTCAG